GGGAAAGGTTCACCTTTGAAGCTTATTTAGATGATGGAAAAGTAACCATTGAAAAATCTTCCGATCCTGATAAGTTGATTCAGGTATCCATAAACCATTCCGAGTTTGACCTGGTATCTACAAGTGAGGATATCATCAACCTCACAAAAACAACAAAATTAAAGTTTTCGAAGCCCTATCTTCCTCAGCCTGAAGAGGTACATGAAATGAGAAAGCGGGATTTGAATCTTCTTAAAACATCACTGATAGATTGGAAAAACAGGGGGCGATTATGAAGGTAGGTTATGTGTCTCCCATGAGTATAGCGGCCGTCAATGGCGGACTCAGAACCCAGGCTTTAATGACGACTAAGCATATAATGTCCTTTGGAGTGGAACCGAAATTGATTTCTCCATGGGATGATATGAAAGCCATGAACCTTGACCTGGTTCATGTGTTCGGGGCTTCCATTGAAAATGTGGGAATTGTAGATCAGGTTAAAGCAATGGGATTGCCCCTCGCCCTTTCTCCGGTCTTCTTCTCCAACAGGAAAGCTGCTTTTATCAAAAGAGCCCTGAAAATGGAGCGTTTGAGCTCTGCTTTTGGCTCCGGAATCCGTTCAGATTTTAGCGTGAAAACCGAATTATGCAGCAAATCAGATCTCGTTTTACCAAATACCTCAGCTGAGGCTGATCTCATCCGGGATGGTTTTTCAATTCCTGAGAGCCAAATTCAGATTATCCCAAATGGGGTAGAACAAAAATTCGCAGAGGCTCGGCCACAGTTATTTATTGATACCTATGGATTGAAAGATTTCGTACTGTTTGCCGGTCAGGCCGGAGCCAAAAGAAAAAATGTAATCAAGCTTCTTGAAGTAGCTCCTGACCTCGATGCTCCTGTTGTAATCATCGGTTCTTTTTACAAGGATGAATACGGAGAAAAGTGCAGAATTTTAGCAGCAGAAGCCGGCAATGTCACCCTGATCGAAACTCTTGATCATGATTCTGAATTGCTAGCATCCGCGTATGCTGCCAGCAGCGTTTTTGTGCTTCCCTCCCAGTTCGAAACACCTGGAATTGCAGCCATGGAAGCGGCTCTGGCAGGTTCGAGAATTGTTATAACCGAGAAAGGCGGTACCAAAGATTACTTTGATGGATACGCTGAGTTTGTAAATCCGGATTCTTCTAAGTCCATATTAAACGGAATAAAGGAAGCTTTGAAAAGAGAATCCTCTGATACCCTGAAAAATCACATTCTTGAAAATTATACCTGGCAACGGGTAGCAGAATTAACGGCTAATCAATACAAAAGAGTTTTGGAATGAAGAAGATTCTAATCGCATTCGGAACCCGGCCTGAAGTCATTAAACTGGCCCCTGTGATCCTTGAACTCAGGGAAAGTATGGATGTAACGATTCTGCATACCGGCCAGCATAAAGAGCTTGTGGATCCCATGCTTTCCCTTTTTGACATTCAGCCGGATATCAACCTCGATATCATGAAGCCGAATCAGGATTTATTTGAGCTGACCCAATCCCTACTTCCTAAATTGAAGGAAATAATTGAAGAGAATGAGCCTGATTTCGTGATGGTTCAGGGAGACACGACGACTTCTTACCTTACCGCCCTGTCTTCATTCTATCAAAAAATTCCGGTGCTTCATGTAGAGGCCGGGTTGCGCAGCCATACCCCTTACTACCCTTTTCCCGAGGAAATGAACCGGAGACAAATAACCCATTTGGCTCACTTCCATTTTGCCCCAACGGAACTGAATAAGAAAAATTTACTAAAGGAAGGCATTGCTGAGGAAGCGATTTCAGTAACTGGGAATACGGTGATTGATGCCTTGAAGATAATTACCGAATCTGAAGCATTCACTAATTCTACCCCCGACATTCTTACTAAAATTAATTATAACCAAAAGCTGCTGGTGCTGACGGCTCACCGAAGAGAGAATCATGGTAAGCCCTTGGTGAATGTTTTCAAGGCTGTAAAACAGCTTTTAGCGTCAAACGAAGATCTGACAGTTATTTTCCCGGCTCACCCCAACCCCAATGTGCTGGCTGCAATCGAACAAGTTCAAATAAAAGACGAGCGATTTAAACGCACCTGTCCATTTGATTACCTCACCTTTTTGCATGTGCTCCGCCGGGCAGATTTAATACTGACCGATTCCGGTGGAATTCAGGAAGAAGCCTCTGCTCTTGGCAAACCGGTGTTAGTGCTCCGCAATGAAACCGAAAGACAGGAGCTGATTGAATCCGGTTTAGGAAAACTGGTAGGCACTGATCAGGAAACCATTATTAGCGAAGCCAATGAATGGCTTCAATCAGATAATTATCCGAACGCTTCTTCTGTATTCGGCAAGGGTAATGCAACAGCTATCATCAAAGAAGTGATTGAAAATCAGCTGTAATCCTGAAATTCATCTACTCCGGCCGGACCGTAATCATCGGTAAAGAATTGAATAGCCCCAACGATGATTCCCTTCAGCATAAACAATGTGAAGACGGCCATGAGCCCGTACTCTTTGAATGCCAGAATCAGTACCAAGTAGACAAGGAATAGTACAAATTTTCCCTTTTGCTCTTTAATGGTTTGACGGTCGAACCGGGGAATTTTATCAAAAGGAAGTGTGCTTACCATCAAAAAGGAAATAACCACTATAAAAGGGATCAGAACCGAATTCACACCATTCTCAAGAAAGGAAAACAATTCCATAGAGTCTCTGAAGGTCAGGAAGAAAGCACCAAGGATAATGGCCTGGGCCGGGATGGGTAATCCTACAAAGAAATCTGGTCGAGGATGGAGTCGCGCATTTACGTTAAAACGAGCCAAACGAACCGCTCCGCAAAGTGGCGGCAACGCGCTTACCATGATTCCCACAAAACCCAGTTCGTGTAAACTCCAGCTGTAAATTAAAAAGCCCGGAGCCACTCCGAATGAAACCATATCACTGATGGAATCCAGTTCAATTCCAAAATCGCTTGTGGCGTTGGCAAGTCGTGCCATCAATCCGTCAAAAACATCAAATAAACCGGCAAGGGCGATTAGCCACGCTCCTCGTATAAAATCCCCGTTCGAAATAGAAATGATTGCCAGGAAACCACTAAAGAGATTCATCAGGGTAAAGAAGCTGGGAACAGCGATCTTCTTGTTCACCGGCGGCTTTTGCTCTTTTCTCCGCTGTCGGCGCTGCTTGAAAGAATGATATTTTTTCTGAATTGGATATTTCATTAATAAATAGATTTAATTGCGCTCAATATTAAGAATTAAATACGGTTATTTATAGGTTCAATCTCAAACCATTATAATTCTTAGCATTCAATTGATCTGTTCAATTCGCAGATATTCATTATAATTCCGGTATCAAATAAAAAGAACACTATGAAAGAGATAACCGTAAAAATACCAGACCAAAAAGTGGATTTCTTTATGGAACTGATTGCTCAGTTGGGATTGGATGCAGAGCAACACGAAGATTTTGCAATTCCAGAGGAACACAAAGCAATTGTCAGAGAGCGCATAAAGAATTCCAGTCCTGAAGAATTAATTCCGTGGGAGGAAGCCAGAAAGCAACTTAGATTTAAAGACGATTAGTTGTGGAGAAATTCGAGGTTGTTGTAGAACCTCCTGCTTTGGAGGATATACAATCAGCAATTGATTACTATGAAGAAATAGAGATTGGTTTGGGGAGAACCTTCGAAAATGAATTAGACAATTTTATATCTACACTTAAGACGTTCCCCTTTTTCCAGAGGAGATATTCTGATGTGCACTGCCTTCCTCTTAAAATTTCCTCACATGATTCACTTTACAATTGACGAAAGAAGGAAGGTGTTAAACATTCGGGCAGTTTTTGGAACGGGTGAAAATCCGGAAAAATGGGAAAAGCGAAATTAAGCTGAACTCTTCGCTTTTATCTCACCTATGATTGATTCTCCGGCTTTAGTTGTATCACCCGGTTTCACTTTAACCTCAACATTGCCGGGTACAACCACATCCATTCGCGAGCCGAATTTCATAATACCAAATCGCTCTCCGACTTTTAACTCGTCCCCTTCCTTGATGTTATACACAATTCTTCGAGCCAGGAATCCGGTGATTTGCCGGAAAAAGATTTTGGTATTGGAAGGATGAAGAACGCCAAAATCGGCCCTCTCATTAAGTTCAGAAGCATGTTCAGTCCACGCCATCAGGTATTCCCCGGGATGATACTTGACGTACTCCAGCGATCCGGAAACAGGATTTCGGTTTACATGAACATTTAATGGGGATAGAAAAATACTGATCTGGGTAGCCTTATCCTTCAGGTACACGTCTTCATTTATTTCTTTTACAAACACCACTTTTCCATCGGCCGGTGAAATAATCAGGTTTTCATCGTCAGGTATATTGCGGTCCGGATCCCGAAAGAAGAATATGGTAAGTGCACTCAAAGTCCCCATTCCAGTATAAATCACATAGGTAAACCAGTGATTCAAAAAATAGTAAGCGAATCCACAAACCAATATGGAAACGGTAAGTACGAGTGCAATTGTGGGGTATCCTTCCTTAGATAGCATAATTAAAGCCCGAAGTATCTGAATGCATCATTAAACATTACAAAAATGAATAATCCAATCATCAGGAAAAAGCCAATTTGTTGGGCAATCATGCGAACTTTTTCAGAGGGTTCGCGACGAGTTATACCTTCGTAAAGCAGGAAAACAAGGTGCCCTCCATCCAAAGCCGGAATCGGCAGAATGTTCAGAATTGCAAGCGTGATACTCAACAGCGCCGTGATGTTCCAAAAACCAATCCATCCTGCCTGGTCGGTTGCTTCACGGGTAATGCTGGCTATGGCAATCGGGCCGCCCAGATTTTGAGTAACCGAAATGTCGCCGGTTATCATCCGGGTAAAACCCTGTACAATGCCTACTGTTTGTTCTATGGTTTGATTATATCCTTCGCCAACAGATTCCCATAGTCCATATTCGATACGCTTCAGACCTAAGGTTTGGATTTGGGGTGAAGCAATCCCGATGGTTTTAGTGTCCGGGTCAGGAGTAATAGACGCATAGAAAACCGAATCCTCCCGCTGCACTCCAAAATTAACCGCGGAATCTGCATTTTGAATAATCTCTACCAATTGAACCCAGTATTTGACGGTATCACCATTTGCCGATACTATACGATCACCGGCTTGTAATCCGGCTTCTGCAGCGGGTCTTCCGGCAGGAACCGATGAAATTTTACTTGGAAAAGAATAGGTCGGATCCAAAAAACCGCGTGTTTGCAGGCTATCCAGGAAATTTGGAGTAACAGGAACGGAGATTTGCTGTCCGTCTCTCATCACCATATACGTCAGGTTATTTGAAGTGAGTTCAGAAGCGGAAACCAGTTCATTGAAATAAGCAACTCGTTGCCCGTTCACGCCTACAATTTTGTCTCCGGTTTCGAAGCCTATTTCATGCAAAATAGAGGTTTCAGGAACATAAATTCCCTCGGTTTCATCAATGGGCAGTACGGCTTTACCCTGGCTGTAGGTCAACCCAAAGTAGATGAAGAATGCCAAAATCATGTTAAAGATAACCCCGGCCGTAATGGTTACGATACGCTGCCAAACGGGTTTACTTCGGTATTCCCAGGGCTCGGGTTCTTTTTCCAGATGATCAGTATCCATGCTTTCATCAATCATCCCGGATATTTTCACATATCCGCCAAGCGGTGTTGCTCCAATGCAGTAATCGGTGTCTCCTTTTTGGAAGCCCCATACCCGGGGTGGAAATCCAATCGAGAAGCGCTCAACCCGCATTCCAAAAAACTTTGCTGCTAGAAAGTGCCCCAGTTCATGAATAAAAACCAGGATCATCAGTGCTCCGCCAAAAATGAGGAGCGTATTTAATAAGCTTAAAAACCAGTCCATGTAAATTATTTAATAATTGTATGCGCGTAGCTTCGCGTCTCTTTGTCGATTTCTTTTAACGTCTCTGCGTTCAAACTATCATTCAATTCGATGTTAGCCAAACTTTCTTTTACAATTTCAGGGATGTGAATATAACCAATTTCTTTGTTCAAAAATCGCTCAACGGCAACTTCATTTGCAGCGTTTAAAACGGCAGGTGCGTACCCTCCCTTCGAGATACTATCCATTGCTAATTTAACACAGGGAAACTTATCAAAATCAACGGGTTCAAAGGTGAGGTTCTGAGCTTCATTCCAATTCATTCTCGGGGTATCTAAGGGGAACCGATCAGGGTAACTCAACGCATAAATTATAGGCACTTTCATATCCGGTAAACCCAGCTGTGCTTTACTGGATCCGTCTATAAAAGTAATCATGGAATGGATAATACTTTGGGGATGAATGACGGGCTGAATTTTTTCTACGGGAAGATCAAAAAGCCAGTGTGCTTCTATGATTTCCAGGCCTTTGTTCATCATGGTTGAGGAGTCGATGGTAATTTTTGCTCCCATGCTCCAGTTGGGGTGATCAAGAGCTTGTTCAACAGTAACCTGTTGCATCTGCTCTTTACTTAACTCCCGAAAAGGTCCGCCACTTGCTGTAATGATAATCTTTTCGATGTCACCTATCGACTCTCCCACCAAACATTGCAGCATGGCGCTGTGTTCAGAATCTACCGGAATGAGCTGAGCCTCTGATTTTTTGAGTTCGGTCATAATCAACTCTCCACCCACTACCAATGACTCTTTATTAGCCAGTGCCACTTTCTTTCCTGAACGAATGGCTTCCAGTGTGGATTCAAAACCGGCGAAGCCTACAAGACTGTTCAAAACTGTATCTACTTCAGGCAGAGAAGCTATGGCAGGAAGATGCTCAGCACCCGACATTACTTTGGTTTCGGACACGGTTTGTTTCAAATCTGCATAATGTTCTTCATTGCTGATGAGAACATAGGCAGGGTTGAATTCCTGAACCTGCTCTGCCAGTAATTCCCAGTTGGAATGGGCGGTAAGAGCAACGATTTCAAACTTATCGGGGTGTTGCCGTACTATCTCAAGCGTCTGTGTTCCAATGGATCCGGTCGATCCCAGAATAGCCAGTTTTTGTTTCTTCAAATCCTTGTCGATTTAGTTCTTCGACAAATTAAGCAATGATTAATAAAAGACCATTTAAACTTTGTTCGATTTACGAGGATACAAATCTAATGTTTATAAGCTTCACATAATAAATGCACTATTCTAATCTAAGTAGCTTGATAAATATAATTTACGGTCTATATTAGGTATTGCTAATCTTAAAAGAGAATAACTATTAGCGGGGTATTGGCCTGTAGCTGCATTCGGCCAAGAAGTACAAACAATAATTATTTAATAGAAAATTATGGGATACATAAACAAAGGTACTAATAGTACCAGGCTGCTGATATTGGTATGTCTGGGTTTTTTAATCATGGCTTTAATGCCAAAAAATGTTGAAGCAAGTCATTTCAGATATGGAACTATGAGTTGGTCTCCTACCGGTAATCCGGGGGAAGTTGAGATCAGAATGAAAGTTGTGTTTAGATTATTTGGTTCCTTTTCTGTTGGTGATAATATAACTGTAGGTAATTTAGCAATGGGAGATGGCTCTTTTGAACAGGTCATTGCCACTGTTACCAATATAAATGTTGCTGACAACTATTTCGAAGGTGAGGTAGTTATCAGGAAAACATACAGTGGTGCAGGTCCTTATAATGTTAGTTGGAATAGTTGTTGTCGAATTAGCGGTATAAGTAATGCAAGTGGTATATGGAATTTGCAAACAGTGATTACTCCACTATCTGGAAACTCCTCTCCGGTAAGTAATCAATTCCCGATTGTAAATGTAGGGCAAGGTACTGCTTCAACATTTTTTGTAAGTGCCGCTGATCCTGATGGTGATAATCTACGGTTTAGAATTGCAAATCCTTCAGAATTTGGTGCCCAGAGTGCTGTTCCAAATTTGTCCATCGATCCTAATACTGGTTTAATGACATGGAATAATTCAGGGTTACCTTTAGGGAGTCGCTGGGCTGTGATGGTAGTAGTTGAAGACCTGGATGCTAATGGAAACGTCAAGACATCAACACCGGTTGATTTCATGATGGACATTGTTCAAGTTCAAAGTGATCCTCCGGTTTGTGAAATATCAAATGCAGGACCAATAGAGGCAACCGTTGGAAATAATGTAGGGTTTAATATCACAGCTACTGCAGATGATCCAAGTTATGGTATCTCTTTAGCAGGTATAGGTATACCTTCAGGCAGTTCATTCTCCCCTTCTTTACCGGTTTCAGGTACTGGCTCTGTAACTTCCACTTATAATTGGTCTCCCTCAGCAGTTCAGACTGGAAGTTTTGTGCTTACATTTTCAGCTACAGACCAATTTGGCCAGCAGTCTCAATGTAGCATAACTATAAATGTTACAGATAACCGGCCGCCAGTTGCTGATGCAGGCCAAGATATAACGACTACTGCGACAGGACAGACGACACCTGTAACCTTAGATGGCAGTGGTTCATCAGACCCTGATGGTGATGCACTTACTTATAGTTGGACAGATGGAACTACAACGGCTAATGGTGTAAGCCCAACATTAAATCTTGCCGATGGTGTTTACACCTTTACACTTACTGTTTCAGATGGTGATGCAACCGACACCGACGAAGTAACCGTAACCGTTGAAAATACAATACCGATTGCCGATGCAGGTGAAGATGTTACAAACGAGTGCCCGGATTATGAGGTAACTTTAGATGCAAGTGGTACTACAGATGCTGATGGTGATGATCTGACATATACATGGACAGGTTCATTCGGATCTGTTAGTGGGATTTCGAGTACTGTAACACTACCACTAGGTACTCATGAAATTATACTTACAGTTGACGACACGGATGGCGGGTCAGATCAAGACACTGTTTATGTGACTATCGAAGACACAACACCACCCGAACTGTTAACCGATAGTGATCCATATATTCTATGGCCACCAAATCACAAATACCACACCTTTAGTATAACCGATTTTGTAACCTCTGTGGAGGATGCATGTGATGCTAACGTGGATATTTCTTCAGTTGTGATTACCAAGGTTCGAAGCGATGAACCAGAAGAACAAGCTGGTTCTAATAACGGAAAAGGCAAGAACGGTGGCGGCGGTGATGGAAATACATCTGATGATATTGTTATAGCTGATGATGGACTATCTGTCGATTTACGAGCTGAAAGGCTTGGCGGTGGCAATGGTCGTGTGTACACCATTTTTGTAGGAGTTGTAGATAATAGTGGTAACTCATCTGAAGCCTCCTATCAGGTTCATGTACCAAAAAATCCAAATACTACTGCCACTGACGATGGCTTGACCTATGGTTATGAAGTAGCAGGACTCACTCCTACCGCACCGGGAGCTACTCCTTCCTCCATCGTAAGTAATACACAAGCTGGATCAAATACTTTTGGAAATTCAGATATCGAATACGGAGTAAATAACTCTGATAATCCTGAATCCTTTGTATTAAACCAAAATTATCCTAATCCCTTTAACCCGACAACGGTGATTAGCTTTAGTGTTCCATCTAAAGAGATGGTAAGCATTAAAATCTATGATCTAACCGGACGCTTAATAGCTACATTAGTTAATAGTGTTAAATCCCAGGGTAATTATGAAGTAACCTTTAATGCTGAAAACATAAACAGTGGCATCTATTTATACAGGATGACAGCTGGAAATTATACTGAAATAAGAAAAATGACTCTTATCAAGTAATTTAAAATCAATAGATAAAAGCCGTAATCTTAACTGATTACGGCTTTTTTTATTAGTTAAAAACCCATTTCTTTTGCCACTTCATACATTTGTGCATGGGCAACCACCGTATCATTAAGTGTAGGGGCATATCCACCTGAGAGTAACAATACCAAAGGCAGATTTCGTTGAGTGATGGTCTCGATAACAATTCGCTCTCTTTCCCTGAGTCCATTTAGAGTAAGTGATAACCGGCCAAAGTGATCCGCCTCCAACGGATCAATTCCACCTAAGTAATACACAAGGTCAGGGTTGAAATCATGTAGAATTGAATCGAGTGCGGAGATAAGGGCTTTATGGTAATCTTCGTCTTCGGTTTTATCGGGCAAACCAACATCTAAATCGGAAGGCGGTTTCTTGAACGGATAGTTCTTTTCTCCATGAATAGAGAACGTAAATACACTGGGATCATCTGCAAAGATATGAGCCGTTCCGTTGCCCTGATGAACATCACAATCGATTACCATCACTTTATTCACCCATTTGGATTGCTGCAACACTTTGATAGCCACGGCCACATCATTAAATACGCAAAATCCTTCTCCTAAATCCGGCATGGCATGATGGGTGCCACCCGCTAAATTACCGGCAATCCCATCTTGCAGGGCCATGAGTCCGGCATTAATGGTCCCCTGAACAGCCAGCCTTGAACGTATAGCAAGAGATTTACTCCAGGGTAACCCCATTCTCCGCTCTTCCTTACGGTCTAAGGTTCCCTCCCAGATTGCTTGCGTGTACCTGGGCGTATGTGCCATAATCAGGTTTGAGTGATCGACCATAGAAGGCTCTATGATTTCGGAAGTTTTAAGAACCCCACGATCCAATAAATAGCAATGCAGGCCACTGAACTTCTTCATCGGGAAGATATGATCATCAGGCATATCGGCAACGTAACCGGGGCTGTAGCTAACTCTCAAGGTGTAATAAATTCTTTAGTTCAATTTGATGATCCCCATCATCCGGCCACTATTATCTTTCTGCCGGCGATATGAATAATAGTTTTCATCTTCTATAGTACAGGAATCATCTATTTCAATATGATCGCTTTCAATGCCTTCATCTATCAGCTGCTGTCTGATAAAAGCCTTTAGGTTAACATGGGGTTTGGCATAATTCGTTCTGTCCACAAATCGGTCAGGAAATTCAGTGGCTACTTCTTCCCCAACCTCAAAATTCTGGAGTGAAATACACGGACTCACATATACTTTTATATATTCTGGTTCAGCTCCAAGTGCCTTCATTTTTCGGATTGTTTTTGGCACAATATCAGCAACTGCTCCCCGCCAACCGGCATGAGCGGCTGCAATTACTTTATTCTCACTATCCGCGAGTAGTACAGCAGCACAATCGGCTACCTGTATGGCAAGGGCTAACCCGGACTTGGTAGTTACGAAGCCATCGGTTCCTTCATAGATCCCTCCTTCGATCACTTCTTTAATATCCGTTTTGTGAACCTGAACTCCATAAGCTATTTGGTTTTCATCCAGACCAATCTCTTTTAATAATCGCTGGCGATTTTCAAGAACAGCGGACGCCTTTTCAGCAGTATTAAGCCCTAAATTTAAACCGGGAATAGCTCGATTGGGATGAACCGATTCCTGATTTCTCAGCGTGAACCAGCTTGAAACAGAGTCATTGTTCAGCAGATTCGGTTTTATAAGCTTAATTCGGAAAGACATCTTCTAACTTCATTTTTATGAGTCCGGTTGGGAATTCTTGTCCTGTCCAGAGTTTAAAGGCTTTCGCTCCTTGGTAAATCAGCATATCTAAACCTTCAACTGGAATTCCACCCACTGTTTTGGCTTGTTTCAGAAATTTAGTTTCGCGGGGATTATACACCACATCATAGCATATTTTATCAGATAGCAATTCTGCCTCTTGATCTTTTACCGGAGATGCATCGGTATTGGGTGTCATTCCAAGTGGTGTTGCATTTATTATGATGGCTGCTTCTTCAGCATAAGCACTCCAGTTATCATAATTACACATGATGATATCAGATTGCTCATCATACCGGCCCGGGCGACGGGAAACCATCACTATCTCTTCAACACCAAGTTCACGCAGTGCATAACAAATAGCTTTTGTTGCGCCGCCGGTTCCAAAAATAATGGCTCGCTCACCGGCAAGCTGGTCTTCATACTCCTCTATAGGAACGCGGAACCCATATTCATCGGTATTTTCACCAATAATTTTTCCGTCTCTTTTTACAATGGTATTGATGGCCCCGATTTGTGCGGCCTCCATACCCAGCGTGTCCATGGCATTAAACAATGTCTCCTTATAAGGGATGGTAATGTTTGCCCCAAGGAACTCTAACCGGTTAAAGTGGGCAATCAGGGTTGATATCTCACTGTTACGGACGGCTACGGCGTGGTATTCGGCCTTCAATCCGTGATGATCCAGAGCCGTATTATGCATTAATGGAGAAACGCTGTGACTTATTGGACTGCCAATTAATAAATAATGAGGTTGACGGCTCGATTCTGACTGTAAAAACTTGCTGAAATCCATAGTACTTTAAAAATGACAAAAAAAATGCGCATCGGTGAGATGCGCATCAAGTAATGTAAATAATATAAAGATTGAAATACCTTATGCGGTAACTTCTTCTTCGGTCTCTTCCGTTGGCTCGATTGGAGTTTCCTTGAAGGTTCCGCCTTCAGCTAATTCCTTGAATTTCTCCAGGTCTTTTTTGAGCTGAGCAGGTGAATCTTCAATGAAAGAAGCCAATTCTTCTTCAGGATCACCGAAAAAAGTACGGTAGTCCAGAGAAAACTCAACGCGTGTGCGTTCGCCGTTATCAAGCGGAGTAAATCGAATAGTTCCGGTTTGATTCAGATTACCGTTGATAGTAATCCAGGCAAAGCGAGTATTACGAAGATTATCGATAAGATTGGTTGTCCACTGATACTCTTCTCCTCCAATGTCAGTCTTGTATTCGAAAGTTTGAGAGTTAACTCTCTCTACTAAATCTATACGTTCCAAAAACTTAGGAAATTCAACTGGGTTAGAAAGGAGCTCGTACACTTTGGCAAGAGGTAGATCAATTTCGATTCTTTCGTGCGCCATAATTTATTACTTGGTAGTTATGATCGTTAGAATTGTATTCTTTTGATGAACTGGTTGTCATGGAAACAGGCAGGACTCATCCAGATTGCTTTAAATTTACGGATAAAAAGATTAAGCCTCAATGTTCATCACAGATAAATAATC
The nucleotide sequence above comes from Gracilimonas sp.. Encoded proteins:
- a CDS encoding PKD domain-containing protein, whose product is MGYINKGTNSTRLLILVCLGFLIMALMPKNVEASHFRYGTMSWSPTGNPGEVEIRMKVVFRLFGSFSVGDNITVGNLAMGDGSFEQVIATVTNINVADNYFEGEVVIRKTYSGAGPYNVSWNSCCRISGISNASGIWNLQTVITPLSGNSSPVSNQFPIVNVGQGTASTFFVSAADPDGDNLRFRIANPSEFGAQSAVPNLSIDPNTGLMTWNNSGLPLGSRWAVMVVVEDLDANGNVKTSTPVDFMMDIVQVQSDPPVCEISNAGPIEATVGNNVGFNITATADDPSYGISLAGIGIPSGSSFSPSLPVSGTGSVTSTYNWSPSAVQTGSFVLTFSATDQFGQQSQCSITINVTDNRPPVADAGQDITTTATGQTTPVTLDGSGSSDPDGDALTYSWTDGTTTANGVSPTLNLADGVYTFTLTVSDGDATDTDEVTVTVENTIPIADAGEDVTNECPDYEVTLDASGTTDADGDDLTYTWTGSFGSVSGISSTVTLPLGTHEIILTVDDTDGGSDQDTVYVTIEDTTPPELLTDSDPYILWPPNHKYHTFSITDFVTSVEDACDANVDISSVVITKVRSDEPEEQAGSNNGKGKNGGGGDGNTSDDIVIADDGLSVDLRAERLGGGNGRVYTIFVGVVDNSGNSSEASYQVHVPKNPNTTATDDGLTYGYEVAGLTPTAPGATPSSIVSNTQAGSNTFGNSDIEYGVNNSDNPESFVLNQNYPNPFNPTTVISFSVPSKEMVSIKIYDLTGRLIATLVNSVKSQGNYEVTFNAENINSGIYLYRMTAGNYTEIRKMTLIK
- a CDS encoding histone deacetylase, producing MRVSYSPGYVADMPDDHIFPMKKFSGLHCYLLDRGVLKTSEIIEPSMVDHSNLIMAHTPRYTQAIWEGTLDRKEERRMGLPWSKSLAIRSRLAVQGTINAGLMALQDGIAGNLAGGTHHAMPDLGEGFCVFNDVAVAIKVLQQSKWVNKVMVIDCDVHQGNGTAHIFADDPSVFTFSIHGEKNYPFKKPPSDLDVGLPDKTEDEDYHKALISALDSILHDFNPDLVYYLGGIDPLEADHFGRLSLTLNGLRERERIVIETITQRNLPLVLLLSGGYAPTLNDTVVAHAQMYEVAKEMGF
- the pgeF gene encoding peptidoglycan editing factor PgeF, with product MSFRIKLIKPNLLNNDSVSSWFTLRNQESVHPNRAIPGLNLGLNTAEKASAVLENRQRLLKEIGLDENQIAYGVQVHKTDIKEVIEGGIYEGTDGFVTTKSGLALAIQVADCAAVLLADSENKVIAAAHAGWRGAVADIVPKTIRKMKALGAEPEYIKVYVSPCISLQNFEVGEEVATEFPDRFVDRTNYAKPHVNLKAFIRQQLIDEGIESDHIEIDDSCTIEDENYYSYRRQKDNSGRMMGIIKLN
- the aroE gene encoding shikimate dehydrogenase, yielding MDFSKFLQSESSRQPHYLLIGSPISHSVSPLMHNTALDHHGLKAEYHAVAVRNSEISTLIAHFNRLEFLGANITIPYKETLFNAMDTLGMEAAQIGAINTIVKRDGKIIGENTDEYGFRVPIEEYEDQLAGERAIIFGTGGATKAICYALRELGVEEIVMVSRRPGRYDEQSDIIMCNYDNWSAYAEEAAIIINATPLGMTPNTDASPVKDQEAELLSDKICYDVVYNPRETKFLKQAKTVGGIPVEGLDMLIYQGAKAFKLWTGQEFPTGLIKMKLEDVFPN
- a CDS encoding SRPBCC family protein codes for the protein MAHERIEIDLPLAKVYELLSNPVEFPKFLERIDLVERVNSQTFEYKTDIGGEEYQWTTNLIDNLRNTRFAWITINGNLNQTGTIRFTPLDNGERTRVEFSLDYRTFFGDPEEELASFIEDSPAQLKKDLEKFKELAEGGTFKETPIEPTEETEEEVTA